Below is a window of Trichosurus vulpecula isolate mTriVul1 chromosome 4, mTriVul1.pri, whole genome shotgun sequence DNA.
ccctcttagctcctccccctttcctgacATTCTTGATTGTCACAAAGAATGTGGCTCAGTGGCTGTTCATGTGTGTAAACACATAAGACACGCCCAGCTGTAATGGGAGAACTAGCATATTTGTTGGACAGCCACTAAGATTTGTCAAGaacaaatcaaataaaacaaagcatttttttcaatgCAACATTTTAAGCCTTCTATGGTTCTTCTTGTATTAAATCCATCTCtcttgagaaaaaaagaataatacttTGAAACTGAAGAGGTAGTTGTACAAATTACACTTTATAAATCTTCCTGCAGATATTAAGAAACCATTAGGCTCTacccaaaaaccaaacaaacttttttttttaaaaattgaagagtCGCTTTCTCCGCCTGGCCACAGCCGAGGTTGGACTTGCTGCGCTTGCTGCTGCTCCCGCTGTACCTGCAGCGCCAGCCCTCGACCACTGGGACCGCACCCGACTAGAAATCAGAACGCCAGCATGCGCTACGTGGCAGCCTACCTCCTGGCCGTTCTCGGCGGCAACGACTCCTCCAACTCCAAGGACCTGAAAAAGATCCTGGACAGCGTGGGCATCGAGACGGACGAGGAGCGATTGAAAAAGGTCATCAGCGAGCTGAGTGGCAAGAACATAGAGGACGTGATCGCGCAGGGGAGCAGTAAGCTGGCCTCCATGCCCTCCGGTGGTGCTGTCGCTGTTGCTGCCAGTGCTGGTTCTGCTGCCCCAGCTGCTGGTGGCCCTGCTCCTACTGCTgctgaggagaagaaagaagaaaagaaagaggaatcagaagAGTCTGATGACGATATGGGCTTTGGTCTTTTTGATTGAGCATCCACCCTGATCCTTGAGCAAATAAAccttttatttaagaaaaaaaaaaattgaagagtcCTTTCATCTCTTGAACTCCACATCGCACAATTATCCAACTATGGCTTGTACTAAGTAAATATAacggaagggaaaggaaaaggtcaTTGCAGTgtcttttttaataaatataagcacagaagaggaaaaaaaaggaaggccaGAAACTGTAGACAAGTAGGATATCTTTGAAAGTTATATGCTGACTTTATTCTATGTAAAACAAAAGCACACTATATAACCAAACCTGCTGTTTCATGTAAAATAATATTATTCTGTTATACTACTATGTAAGCGGAAATTCTTATAATCTTTGGTAtcaaattaagaataaaaatatgataaaatgagaaaaagatgaaataaataatatttttaagagagTTAATCAAGGCTCAGggttgttaagtgacttccttctggtcatatagctagtaagtttcagaggtagGAGATGAATTCAGAATTGAATTCAGCATACTATTTTCTAttccatataattttttttctaaataagatGGAATAATCCTTCTGCTACTCAAAAACTCTAATATTGCCATCTCAAATCCTCTATTAACCAGATTAAGCAACTTCAATTCTTTCAAGTGATCTTTGTACCACACCCTTTTCAACATTTTAAATGCCTAGTTAACATATTAGATTTATTAGAAATgatacaactgtaaaatggagacaatattgTAATGTTATTTTGTGTCATTGAAGGGATAAGAATATTACTTTTAGTGACTGATCAGATGAAAAGGAAAGGTAGCAAAGGGTAAGAAACATCAAGGATTTTTCCATTGGGCTCATCTTCAATGGTTATATGAAAATTTTTATTGTCATTCTGCAGTttaactgaggcacaaaggaTAAGTGTAGTTGTTAACTGATAAAATAGATATAGACTTTTTCAGAAGGAGACTGATGTGATCTTTATCTATAGTAACTACATGTAATGCTTCCCCCAGAGGGGGTAAGATTGGCCTGGTCCTGCATTGACTTGAAGGATTGAGTGTATTTTGGCTTATCTCCTTATGAATGTAATATCACATACTTTGGGACCAGGTCTGGTCTAAAAGGAAAgtcaaagagaaggagagagagattaaaaagtGGAAGGTGTTAGAGCTTTCCTGGGCTACATGGAGCAGCAGCAGTGAGCATTGTGACAGTGATAGAAATAAGAGCTGTTCCCTTCCTCAAACCCAAGCTTCTGGCAGACTGGAGAAGTGAATGTTCAAGGGGTAAACATCAAGGCATATAattgttttgcattttcttttattttgttttgtttttaacatcatGAACTCTTGTAGAGTGAGATGGCTAGagcaataaagaaagaaaaaaaatctggagaaaCAGGTgctccttatctctttctctgctttgcttCATCTGGATGCAACAGACACTCATTTTAAGTATTGGCAACTATATCTGACTGATCTGACCTTATTTCTTATAAACATTTGCGATTGGAGACTTCATTTGCATTTACTTGTGTTCCTTTGTTCATGGCATAAGAACACAGAACAGCCCTGAGAGTCACACTGGGGAGAATGACCTTTCCTACTTCAGGGCTTGAATCTCAATCCCCCAACATATTGTCAGAgaattttctctctctaattGGGAGCTTAAGCACAAGTTGTTCATATGTTTTATCACTATAATTTCAAGGGCATAGTTACTGTCAACTTGGGTCTTTAAATCTGCCTCATCAGATCAGGAGGTTAATATAATGACCCCTAGAGTTACTGCTGATTTTTTATGATAATCTCAATTTCAATAACCACAAGTGAACTTTtagaaaagaatacaaaaaagatTAGCTTTTGCCTGATCATTCACCCAGTTTTGTGTTACAGATATATCTTCACCACATGCATAAATAGCCTGTAAGGATCATCATTACAAAATTAGATTGAGTTCATTTCCCTAGGAAGACTTCCATAAACACAGTAACAGTTCATTCAATCTTACTCATTCAGATTGAAATGGAACTAAAACACATCTTACACTATTATCTCTTACTGTAAAAGATAAACATAATCACTTCTCACCATTAgagtatctgtgtgtgtatacacttgtGTGCGTGCAGATGTACCCAGGCACCCATTGGCACTTTGATCACCATATTGCCCCACTAGACTTTCAGGATCAAAATATTCCTTTCCAAGAAGGACAAGCAAAGTCATCATATCCCTGAATGAATTTTCATGAGACCTGGCAGTAAGATCAATTGCAACTCAAAGAGGAGACCATAGGGAAAAATAAAGATTGGTGGATGAAAAATATCTGTTTGGATAATATATGTGTTTATCATGTGGCAAATCCAAATTTCATACCGCCTTATCCCAATAAGAAGGAAATATCATTCCTGTCTCACTTTAGAAGCTATTCATCAAGATGGAAGCAGGGAGAAGTTTGTTTC
It encodes the following:
- the LOC118848270 gene encoding 60S acidic ribosomal protein P2-like yields the protein MRYVAAYLLAVLGGNDSSNSKDLKKILDSVGIETDEERLKKVISELSGKNIEDVIAQGSSKLASMPSGGAVAVAASAGSAAPAAGGPAPTAAEEKKEEKKEESEESDDDMGFGLFD